CTAAGCCCGAACTTGCTCTCAATTCCCCCGCTTTTAGCCCATATTCCCACACCTGAAGTGTGAAGACGGATTCTTATTCCGATATTTACGGGCATTTTATGATATTCTCCGCTAACTTCAATGATTGATTTTAGTTCATTTAACCCTTCAATGGTGATAGTTACGTTATATCCCATAAATCCGGCTATAAATGCAAGACGGATCATGTCTTTGTCTTTAAATCCGTTGATTGTTATGGGAGCTGTTTTATTATTGTATGCCATTGCTAAAATCAGCTCGGCTTTACTCCCGGCTTCAAGTCCGTAATTATATCTGTTGGCTATTTTTATAAGAGGTTTTAGAAAAGTCGGAAACTGATTTACCTTTAAAGGAAATACGGCCTGGAATTTACCTTTGTAGTCAAAGTCTTTAATCGCTTTATTGAATGAAGTGTACAGGGAGTTGATCTGTTTTCTTATAAGATGGGGGAAACGCAGAAGTATAGGGCCTTTTATTCCTTTTTCTTCTATTTCTTCCACTATGTCGATTAAAGCGGGCTGATTGCCGTAATTTATTTTAAGTTTACCGTTTTCAATAAAAAAATTATTAGCACTCCAAATATCGATTCCGTAATTCATTTTTCAGCCTTTATTTAAATTGCTTTTATAACTCTTTTTCGAAAAATGTTTTGTTTTTAAGCTCTTCTTCTCCGACAATCATCGCCTTTTTATAGTTGCCTTTATCAGCCGCTTTAAGGTGAGCTTTTAGAGATTTTACTTTCGGTTCGAAATATACTTTTTCGTTTTTTCTTAAATTTTTGGCTTCTTTTTGTGCAAATTCAAGTGCATCTTCCAGCATTACGCCTATATAAATTCCTTTTCTTGTCTTTTCGGTTTTTACAAGCTCCATAATTCTTTCTATTCCTATCGCAAATCCTACGCCGGGAGTCGGTTTTCCGCCTAAATATTCAACGAGTCTGTCGTATCTACCACCTCCGGCTATGGCGCTTTGCGCTCCTATTTCGGTTGATACGAATTCAAAAGTCGTTTTGGAATAATAATCAAGCCCTCTTACCAGGTTTTTGTCTACTTCATATTTAATTCCCAGGTTTTCAAGTCCTTTTTTAAGAGTTTCAAAGTCTTTTTGACAGTTTTCACAAAGGTTATCCGTGATTTTCGGTGCGTCTTTGAGTATTGCCTGGCAGCTATCAACTTTACAGTCAAGCGTTCTTATAGGGTTTTGGGTAATTCTTCTTTGACAGTCTTCGCATAGATCTTCTTTATGTAAGTTTAAAAACTCAACAAGTTTTTCTCTGTATTTAGGCATACATTCGCCGCATCCGAGTGAATTAATTTTTAAAGTATATTCAATTCCGAGTGCGTCGAAAATATCCGCCGCCATAGCTATTATATTGATGTCTTCATAAATGCTCGGTTCCCCAAAACTTTCAATTCCGAACTGATGGAATTCTCTAAGTCTTCCTTTTTGCGGTCTTTCATATCTGAACATAGGGCCGAAATACCAGAATCTTTTTGGAGTCTGGGCTTTATCGTATTTGTGTTCTATAAAACTTCTGACAACACCGGCAGTGCCTTCCGGTCTAAGACATACGTCGTTTCCGCCTTTATCTGTAAACTGATACATTTCTTTATTTACAATGTCGCTGCTTTCCCCAACACTTCTTTTAAAAAGAGCCGTTTCTTCCAAAACAGGGGTTTCAATATATGAGTATCCGTAATTTTCCGCAATTTCTCGTGCAGTGTCGAATATTTTTAAAAAGCGGGGATCTTCGATGTCTTTCATACCTCTTAACGCTTTAATCATAAAAAAACCTTTTTAATGAAATTTTATCTAAAATTTATAATTTATACTTAAATCCAACACGCCTTTTAGTTTAAAATTATATGTTTTTGAATATAGTAAATACGGCTTAATTTCATAATATAATCTTTTAGTGTCAAATATATTCTGTCTGTAACTGATAAAAACGGTATGTGCCGAAATAAAGGGGGTTTTATTTTTCTCTCCGTTTAATTCATATCCGATTATGTAAAGTTTTTTATAAAAATAAAAATGATTATAAAAACCGAGTGTGTAAAAGAGGTTGTGTTTTTGATATCTGTTTGTTGTAATGCTTAGCGTTGATGTTTTTTGTTTTTTATTTATTGAAAACTGAGTGCTTTCTTCCCAGTAACTGTCTAAATAATAATCAAATTTTTGTAAAAAGGTAAAGTTAAAATAACTGTTTTTTTTAATCATAAAAGCATTGGAGAAAAATACTTTGATTTTTTTGTCTTTTAAACGTATGTAAGGTCTGAATTTATAAGTAAGCTGTGTTGACGGTTCTGTTTTTTTAACATTATTTTTGATGTTATAAGGACTTTTGATTTTTTCAATTTTAAATGATGGAAGTCTTAAATGTAATGTTAATGAAGTTGTAACTTTATGGCTAAGAGTAGTATAATTAGAACTTAGGTTAACAAAGGATTTTTCCGGGTTTATATTTAAATATTCCGGAAAAAGATAATTGATTTTTGATATAAAGTCTTTTTTTATGCTTATAAGCAGTTCGTCTATACCGTTTTGGGTTGTTTTAGTATGTTTATAGATTATTTTCTCAGACGCGGTTAAAAAATTGAATATAATTATTAGTATAATAAACTTTTTCATTTTAGTATTTTACCAAAGGATTTTAATGAATATACTTTTCATAGGCGATATAGTCGGAAAACCCGGCAGAAAAATGGTTAAGAATTTATTGCCGGAGCTTAAAAGGAAATATAATATCGATTATGTAATAGCGAATTATGAGAATGCCGCACACGGATTCGGAATAACCGAAAAAGTATATAATGAGCTTAAAAACGCGGGAGTCGATATTTTCACAGGCGGAAATCATACTTTTGATAAGAAAAAAGACGCGTTTAAACTATTAGAAGAAAATAAAATACTAAGGCCTCTAAATTATTTCGAGGCTCCCGGTGAGTGGTATTATGAAGACGACAATATTATCGTAATAAGCGCAATGGGAATATTTGCCATGCCTTACGGAAAAAACCCCTTTATAGAACTCAACAGTTTCGTGGAGGGAAAAGACAAGTTTATTTTTGTGGATTTTCATGCCGAAGCCACTGCGGAAAAGAGAGCGATGTATTTAATGCTAAAAGGCAGGGTCGGGGCGGTTGTGGGAACGCACACCCATATAGGAACGGATGATTTGGAAATAGATGAGGGTACGTGCTATTTAACCGATATAGGGCTTAGCGGATGTATGGATAATGTAATAGGAATGGAGGCAAAAGCTCCTATTGCCCATATGCTGACAGGACTTAAACACAACTTTGACGTAAAAGAAAAGTGTAAAAAAATATTTCAGGCTCTTTTAATTATAATAGACGGTAAAAAGGCCGTGGAAGCGAAAAAACTTAAAGCCGTGGATGACGGGGAAGTGAAAATTACGCAAGAGGTTAAATATGGAGTTTAGCAATTCGTACGAACTGTTAATTGAACTTAAAAACAAAAACCTCTTAGAAAACAAACCGAAATACTGGTGGCCTAATTTCGGTACTTTTGAGGTTGTAGTAGGAGCTGTGCTTACTCAAAATACCAGATGGGAGAATGTGGAAAAAGCCCTTAATCAATGGAAAATGGAAAATGAAAATTGGAGAGTGGAAGATATAGCGAGTTTAGATCCTGTGTTTTTGGCGGAAATAATAAAACCGGCCGGATTTTACAATCAAAAATCAAAGCGTCTTATCGCCTTAAGCCGTAATATCTTGAGGGATTTCGGGGATTTTGAGAGTTTTAAGGAAAATGTGGACAGGGAGTGGCTTTTAGCTCAGAAAGGGATAGGGTTTGAAACGGCGGATTCGATTTTGTGTTATGCATGCGGCAGGGAAATAATGGTTGTGGACGCGTACACAAGAAGGCTTCTTAAAAAACACGGGTATGAGTTTGAGAGTTATGATGAAATGAGAGAGTGGTGCGAAAGAGGAGTGGAAGAAAACTGGGATAAACTTGATAGTATCTATGAAAACAGTTTAAATCTCTGTTTTGCAAGATTTCACGGCAAAATTGTGGAATTTATGAAGAAATAGAATGGAGAAACTTTTTTTCAACGGGATAGAAATAAGGTATAAAATCGTAAAAAAACCGATTAAAAACCTGTATATGGAAATAAAAGAGGATTTTGTGGAGGTTAGGTGTAATCGGTTTGTACCGAAATTTCACATTGAGAAATTTATTTTAAAGCACGCCGAACATATTATTCATAAACTTTCACAAAAAGAGTTTTTTTATCTCTTCGGTACAAAATATGATAAAAACGGACAGGACGTGAGAGAAATTTTCAGACACAAACTTCCCCCTATTATATTACATTACGTTAAAATATATTCGGAAAAAATGAATTTATATCCTTCTAAAATATCGTTTAGGTTTAATAAAACAAGATGGGGAAGCTGCAGTCCGAAAAATGGAGTGAGTTTTAATTATTATCTCGCACAGCTGCCTGAAGAATTGATAGAATACGTCGTAGTACATGAACTTGCGCACATTAAGCATAAAAACCATTCTAAAGAATTTTGGAAAGAAGTTGAAAAATATCTGCCGGACGTCACAAAACGGCGTAAAGATTTGAGAAAATTTGAAAAATTACTATAGGAGAGAGGATGGAGAATATTTATATATTACTGGGTGTTTTAGGTGTTTTGATTATTGTAGCTGTTGTAATTGTGGTAATTTTAAAGAAAAAAAACGATGCTTTATTAGAAGAGCTTTCCTTAAAAGAGCAGGCTATTAATGAATTAAACGCATCACTGCAGTATGAAAAAACGCAAAACGCAATTTCGGAAGAGCAAATTAGAAACCTTAGTGAATTTAAGGAAAAATATCATACTATGGAGAAAGAATATATCCAAAATAAAGAGCTTTTAAAAGAAATGCAAACCAAATATGAACAGACACTCTCAAACCTCAGGGAAAAAGAGGAACTAAACGAAAAATTGGATAATGAACTTTCAAATATCAAAAAATTATATTCTGATATAAGTGTGGAACTTCAGGAATTTAAAACCAAGCTTTATGAAAATGAAAAAATGTTAAATAAAAAAAACGAAGAATTGATTGAATTAAAAGAAGAATTGGATAGATACAGAGAACAAAGCAGCAGACTCTCCGTAGAAAATCAGGAACTTAAGACGAAACTTGAAGAGAGTGAAAAGGCTTTTGAAGAAAAACTTGAACTTCTTAAAAAAAGCGAAGAAAAACTGAAAGAGTCTTTTGAAAACTTAGCAAATGAAATACTTGAAAAAACAAACGAAAAAATGACAAAAACTTCAAAAGAGAGTCTTTCACAGATTTTGAACCCTTTGCAAAACCAGATGAAAGAGTTTAAAGAAAAAATAGAATTTTTAAGCAAAGACGAAGCTGAAAAAATAAGCGCACTTCAAAACGAACTTAAAAACTTAAAAGAACTCAGCCACAAACTATCAACTGATGCCGAAAATCTTACAAAAGCCCTTAAGGGTGAAAGCAAAACACAGGGAAACTGGGGCGAGCTTGTACTTGAAAGAGTGTTGGAGCTAAGCGGACTTACCGAAGGCAGGGAGTTTGAAAGGGAAGTGAGTCTTAATGATGAAGACAACAAACGCTACCGTCCGGACGTGGTCGTTCATCTTCCGAATCAAAGGGATGTGATAATTGACGCCAAAACTTCCCTAAACGCTTATCAGGAATATATTAAAACGGAAGATAAAACATATATTAAAGCACATATTCAGGCACTGAAAAAACATATAGACGATTTAGCGGATAAAAAATACGAAGACTTAAAAGGAGTAAATTCTCTTGATTTTATTTTTATGTTCGTACCGATTGAAAACGCTCTTATGCTGGCACTTGAGAATGATTCTTCCCTTTTTGAGTATGCGTTTAAAAAACGTGTGGTGCTCGTATCTCCGACGACTCTTCTTGTTTCTCTAAGAGCCATTGAAAGCAGCTGGAGATTTGAAAGACAGGCTAAAAACATCGATGAGGTCGTAAAAGCAGCCGAAAGTCTTTACGACAAGGTAAGGGGATTTACAGAAGATTTTGAAAAAATAGGCAAGTCGCTTGAATCAGCTCAAAAATCATTTGACAACGCCAAAAACAAACTTACAACCGGAAGAGGAAACGTTATTAGACAGGTGGAACTTCTTAAGGAAAAAGCAGGTATCAAACCTAAAAAAGAAATATCAAAAGATTTAATCGATATTGCTGTGATAGAAAAATAAAAGCTTCGCTTATTTAGCGAAGGCTTTTAGGAAGTTGATTACCATTGCTACGGTAAACAGCCAAAATCCGCATACCATTACTACGTTAGTTGCAGTTGCTAAATCAGGTAATTGACACATTTTCTCTCCTTTTTTTCTTTATTTTATCAAAATGTATGAATATTTGTTCAAATATAATTAAATTTTATATGTAGTCTTTAATCATTAATTAATATTGACTTAATATTAATTAAGAGTTATAATTAAAAAAAAGGCCTACAAATGAAAAAATTAATCAAACTGTTAATTGGATTGGTAATAGGAAGTTTGGGTTTGTATGCTTTTAATCTGCCGCAAACACAAAAAAGTACTTTTTTGAACACAAAAACTTCAAAAGCTGAAAATGCTCGTAAAGTTGAGTATAAAAATTATAAATTGGGTGATGTTCTTTTTTCAAAAGAGGTATTGTTTATTCCTATGAAGTTGAAAGAGTATGTTCCCGAGTTTTTAGCGGCATTTGGCCATAATGATAACGTATTGTATTTTTTTAAAAAGTCTCCGGAAATTGGTGAAAAAGGTGTTTTAGTAAATGCGGTATTAAATATATATGATATGAAAAATAATAAAAGTTTTTCTTCAATGAAAATAGAAACTGATTATTATCATAATTATTATAATAATATTCATTTCGTAAGTTTACAAAATTTAAAAGACAATTATTTGTTTTTAGTTAACAATACAAAAATAAATTTTATAAATATAAAAAATCTCTTTTATCCTGAGGATGATACTGAATTGTTAAATCCTTTTATGATACGAAAATGTTTAACGGATAATAATTTGATTTATTGTATGAGTAATAACGGTGTGTTGAGTGTATTTAAAAATAAGAAAATATATTATTCAAGAAATTTGGGCATAAAAGCATATTGGGGTATAAATGCTTTTGTAAAAAGCGGGGATGATAAGTTTTTTTATGTGTTAACTAATGAAATGTTTTATGTTGTAGATAAAAAGTGGATTAATAAGGAAAAAGTTGTAGGTTCTGTTCCGGTTAAAAATGCGGTAAGTATGCTTGTGGATGAAAAACGAAAAAGCGTATATGTTTCCGCGAAAGATCATTTTTATAATATAAGGATTTCTAATCGTAAAGATCCTGAAATATTGTATGGGCTTAGATTTAAAGATGAAAGGTTAAAAGGAACGGAACTTTTAAATTTCAGCAAAGACAAAAACTTTTTTTATGCTTTAAATAAAACCGATAATACGGTTTATAAAGTAAATATCGAATCAAGAATTATTGTAAAAAGTAAAAAACTGTTTGATAAAAAAATAAAAAAAGGCGTGGAGTATTACTCAAAAGGTGAAATTGTATATTTTAGGGTTTTAAATAAAAAACCTGAAGTATTGTTTGTTGTAAAGAGAAAAGTTAATTCTTTTAGTTTAAAAGGAAGAAACGGGGATGTGTATGAAGTAGACGAGGTGGTTCTTCCTTGATTATTTCAACTCTCCCCATCTTTTTCCGAAACTGATTCCCACTTTCAAAGGCACTTCGAGTTTGAAGACGTTTTGCATAATTTTTTTATATTCGTATGCCTCGTCACGTGAATCTATTTCGAAAATAAGTTCATCGTGTATTTGTAAAAGCATTTTAGCTTTTGGGAATCGCTGTTTGATTTCTATCATCGCTTTTTTGATAATATCGGCCGCACTTCCCTGGAATATCGTATTTACGGCTTCTCTTTCAAAATTTGCGAGTGTTCTTGCGTTTGCCGCCGCGAAGTCAAAAAACCTTCTTCTTTTAAGAAGTGTTTCCACGTATCCTTTTTCCCTTGCTTCTATTTTGGTGTTTTCCAAAAACGTTTTGACGGTAGGGAAAGAAGCGAAATATTTTTCTATAAATTCTTTGGCTTCTTTTGTGGAAACGTTTATGGTTTCGCTGAGTTTCTTAGGTCCCATACCGTATATAAGTCCGAAGTTTATAGATTTTGCCACCGGGCGGTATTCTTTTGCCCTGTTTTCCCCGAAAATTTTTACCGCCGTTTCGAGGTGAATGTCTTTGTCTTCCAAAAAGGCGTTTATCAAATGTTCGTCTTTTGAGAAGTGTGCCAAGAGTCTGAGTTCAATCTGAGAATAATCCAAACTTACGAACTCTTTTTCAGCTACAAATGCGTCACGTATGTTTATATCCGTTGAAGTCGGGATATTTTGAAGATTCGGGTTTTTGCTTGAAAGTCTGCCTGTAGCCGTTCCGGTTTGAAGGAAGTTAGTGTATATTTTGTGATTCGGGTCTTTTTTGGCGTACTCCTGCAGAGGAATGATGTATGTGCTTAAAAGTTTGTCAAGTTTGCGGTATTCAAGCAGTTTTTCAATAATCGGATGTGTTCCTTTTAGGGATGTCAGGACTTTTTCGTCTGTTGAGTAGCCTGTTTTTGTTTTTCTTTTTACAGGCAGTTTTAACACTTCAAAAAGAATATGAGCCAGCTGTTTTGTAGATTTGATATTGAATTCGCTGCCGGCGTATCTATATATTTCCTGCGTGAGGTTTTCAAGTTTTTCAGTGGTTTCGGTTTGAAGTTTTTGCATATATTCTATGTCAAGCTTTATTCCTTGAGATTCTATATCGATTAAAAGATTTATAAAAGGCATTTCGATATTTTCTATATCCCACTTTACTTCTTCCCAGAGTTTTTCTTTTAGTATTTCATACAGTTTAAGAGAAATAAGTGCGTCTTCAGCCGCGTATTTTGCGGCTTCCTGGATGTCGACTTCCGAGAAGTTTTTTCTTTTTCCTATCACTTCTTTGAATTTTATATTTTGATGGTCAAGGTATCTTTTGGCTACACTGTCAAGTCCGACCGGGCTGTCCGGGTCGAGTATCCATGCCAGTATCATCGTGTCTGCATGAGGGGTTGGAATTTCAAGGCCATATTTTTTAAGCATTTTGAAGTCAAATTTCAGGTTATGTCCTATTACCTTTTTATCAAGAATTTTTTGTATTGCTTTTAGAGCCGTTTTTTCAGGAATTTGATCCGTTACCCCCAAATAAAAATGATTGATAGGTACATAATAGGCTTTGTTTTTTTCATAAGCAAAACTGAAACCAACAATATTCGGATTTTCAAGGCTGTCGGTTTCGGTATCGAATGCTACTATTTTATCTTCAATTTTATCAATTATTTCAAAAAGCTCTTTTTCGTTTTCTATAAGTACAGCATCAAATTTTACCTGATTATCCGGCATTTTGGTTTTGACGTAAAGACCGTCTTTTTTTACTCTCTCAAGTATCGATGTTATATCCAAGTCTATCAATTTGTCGGCTACTTTGAGTATTGGGTTGATTTCCGGATATTTAAACTCTTCAAGGTTGATGTTATCAAACAGATCTGTTTTAAGGGTTACAAGCTCACGGCTTAAAAATGCGTTTTCTTTGTCTGCAAGGAGTTTTTTTTGAAGGGCGCCTTTTATTTCGTCGATATGGTCGTATAAATTTTCAAGAGTTTTATATTGGTTTATCAGTTTTGCGGCTGTTTTGACGCCTACGCCTTTTACACCCGGAATATTATCGCTTGAATCTCCTACAAGCGCCTGAAAATTTATAAAATCTTTAGGGTGAACGCCGAATTTTTCTATACATTTGGCTTCGTTGATTTCCACTTTTTTAATTGGGTCGAATATAACTATTTTATCGTCGTCTATGAGTTGGTACATATCTTTGTCATGACTAACTATTTTTACTTTAATACCCTGACTTGCCGCTAACTTAGCAAGGCTTGCTATTATGTCGTCACTTTCATATCCCGGGATTTCAAGCATTTTAAAGCCCATTTCATTAATTAGTTCAATTGCTACCGGAAGTTGAGTTTTCAAATCTTCCGGAGCTTCTGGGCGGTTTGCTTTATAGTCTTTGAAAATCTCTTTTCTGAATGTGTCTTTTTCTTTTGAATCTAAAGTAAAAACAATATAATCCGTTTCAAAATCCCTCCCGAGTGACGCTACAAAATTTAAAAACCCTGTAATCATTCCCGTTGGGAATCCTTTTTTGCTTTTGAGAGGCGGCAGCGCGTAGAAATTTCTGAATAAAAATCCAAAAGTGTCGATAATAGTTAAAGTCATAAAAAAACCTTTTTTGATAAAATGTTAACATATTTTTAAAAGGAGAATTTTTGCAGCCAAAGAAAATATTGAATGTAAAAAGGGCGGTTAGTAAAATAAGATATATTGGGGATGGACATATATGTGTAGTTGATGAAACAAATACCGTTAGAATTTACGATATAAATAATTATAAGTTATTAGACGGTTTTAAAATCAAACTTCCTAAAAATAATCCGAAAGAAAACAGTGTTGATATTTCTAATAACGGTAAATATTTGGCTATTGGAATAAGAGGGAAGCATAAAACTACGGTGTGGTCTTTAAAAGAAAAAAAACTTATTTATACTTTAGGATGGCATAAAGGGGATGTGTTAAGTGTAAGTTTTGACAGTGAAGAGAAATATTTAATGACGGGAGGAGAAGACGGGAGAACATACATATGGTCAATGGCTACCGGTAAAATGGTTACATCTCTTCCCCCTCATGCTGATTATGTAACTTCTGTGGCTTTTTCGAAAAACTGTTTGTGGGGTGCTATGGGAAGTTATGATAAATTCGTCACAATTACCAACATATCATCAATGGATATAAGTTATAGAAAAAAAGTTCATAAAGGAGCTGTTAGCATTGTCAGGTTTATGAATAATCAAAGACTTATAAGCGGCGATAAAACAGGAGAGCTTGTTGTATGGAATTACGCAAAAGGTAAAATTTTAAAGAGACTTCCTTCAATGGTTGACATGATTTTAGATGTCGCTTTTAACAGTGACGAAAGTTTTATGTTTGCTATTTCCGATACCAATAAAAAAGTATATCTTTATTCTATGGAAAATTATGAATTAATAAGTGATGAGTTTATTAAGATACTTGAACTGCCTAATGTAATCGAATATGTACCTGAATATGACTGTTTAATTATAGGAACGTTGGATGGGAGTATATATTTTTATAATTTATATGAAGATGAAAAGAAACTTGCTGAGCTCATTGAAAATAATGAGTTTGAAAAAGCTTATGAGCTCGTAAGTCAAAATCCATTTTTAAAAATGACAAAAACATATGATGCGTTGGAAGAAAAATGGAATAAACTTTTACTTTTGGCTCAGAAAAAATTTGAAAAAGGTGAAGTCGAGCTTGCTAAACAGATTTTGGCACAATTTCTTAAAATACCGTCAAAAAGAAGTCTTGTACAGTCGCTGTTTAATGATTTCAGTGAGTTTGAAAAATTTAAAAAAGCTGTTTTGAACTTGAAATACCCTTTGGCTTATTCTTTGGCAACAAAATATCCTTATTTAAAAAATACGGTTTATTATAAAAAAATGGAAGATGACTGGAAAAAAGTTTTTAATAAAGCAAAAGAAATGATCTTCCAAAAAGATAAAGAGGATGAAGTAAGGGAGGTATTGAAACCTTTTAGGGGAGTTACGGAAAAAACTCCTTTTATTCAGACACTGTTTAATGAGAAGCAGTTATATTATCTTTTGTCTCAAAAACTTCAAAAAAAAGAATTTTCAGATTTTTTTTCTTTGGTAAACAGATTTCCGTTTTTAAGTGATTCGGATGAGTATGAAAAAGCTATAAAATACGGGGAAAACCTTATAAACAGGGCAAGAGAACTGTTAAAACAAGGAGAGTACAAAAAAGTTATTAATATAGCAGAAATATTGGAACAGTTCCCTATGTTTAAAGAAGAGGTGGAAGATTTAAAAGAAAAAGCCAATATTTTACTTGAGTTTCATAGAGTTTTGGCAACACATGACCTAAATTTAATTGAAAAATTCGTTAAAGAGCATCCGTTTTTAGAAGATGTTGAAGATTATCAGGAACTTGAAAGAGAATGGAGAGATAAACTTCAAAAATCAGAGATTTTTGCTGCAAAAGGGGATGTGAAAGAAATTTTGAACGAATTGAAAAACTATATGAAAATAGAAGATAAAAGAATAAAAATAGGGCAGGTTGTAAAGAGTGCGTATCTTCAGCAAATTATTTCTTTACTTGCTAAAGCGTTAAAAGGGCAGAATGTTGCTGAATACTTTGAAAAAGCTGTCAGAAATTACATTAAACTGTTTGGATTTGATATGGAAATAAGTGATTTAATAGAAAAAGCAAAAAAATTGAACATTGAGATTGATTTAAGTGACATAGAAGAGGGGGATCTTTCTAAATGGCATCTTTATAAACACCCTGAGAGGATTTGGGAGGATTTATAGTTTTTTTAAATCGTTGAGTGTATTTATATTCAACACCTCTTTTTCTTTGATTTTTATTTTGTTGGAGTTTATATCGAAAATTCTCATTTT
This genomic interval from Nautilia profundicola AmH contains the following:
- a CDS encoding WD40 repeat domain-containing protein gives rise to the protein MQPKKILNVKRAVSKIRYIGDGHICVVDETNTVRIYDINNYKLLDGFKIKLPKNNPKENSVDISNNGKYLAIGIRGKHKTTVWSLKEKKLIYTLGWHKGDVLSVSFDSEEKYLMTGGEDGRTYIWSMATGKMVTSLPPHADYVTSVAFSKNCLWGAMGSYDKFVTITNISSMDISYRKKVHKGAVSIVRFMNNQRLISGDKTGELVVWNYAKGKILKRLPSMVDMILDVAFNSDESFMFAISDTNKKVYLYSMENYELISDEFIKILELPNVIEYVPEYDCLIIGTLDGSIYFYNLYEDEKKLAELIENNEFEKAYELVSQNPFLKMTKTYDALEEKWNKLLLLAQKKFEKGEVELAKQILAQFLKIPSKRSLVQSLFNDFSEFEKFKKAVLNLKYPLAYSLATKYPYLKNTVYYKKMEDDWKKVFNKAKEMIFQKDKEDEVREVLKPFRGVTEKTPFIQTLFNEKQLYYLLSQKLQKKEFSDFFSLVNRFPFLSDSDEYEKAIKYGENLINRARELLKQGEYKKVINIAEILEQFPMFKEEVEDLKEKANILLEFHRVLATHDLNLIEKFVKEHPFLEDVEDYQELEREWRDKLQKSEIFAAKGDVKEILNELKNYMKIEDKRIKIGQVVKSAYLQQIISLLAKALKGQNVAEYFEKAVRNYIKLFGFDMEISDLIEKAKKLNIEIDLSDIEEGDLSKWHLYKHPERIWEDL